The Limnochorda sp. LNt genome includes a region encoding these proteins:
- a CDS encoding MFS transporter — translation MPSSSVRTLGGSEQASRRRSGVVRFIVLMGLVSLFADMTYEGARSATGPFLLSLGASAAVVGTVAGLGELLGYALRLVFGFAADRLRRYWLLTGLGYAINLLAVPLLALAGRWEVAAGLVLLERIGKAIRTPSRDAMLSFATREVGRGFGFGLHEMLDQIGAVAGPLLVAGALWAGDGYRRGFAVLLAPALASLVTLAAARRLFPAPHDAGDEATGTPPPRGTVERQGSSPARLGKGFWAYVAFSAVTMAGFAHFQLISYHLGARALMAAPVIPLAFAVAMGVDALAALASGRLYDRVGLATLLALPVVAIPATALAFGGSTAGAWAGVLLWGAALGIQETVMRAAVADLSAASSRGRAYGLFNTSFGLAWFAGSALMGLLYERSAHWVVAFAVVMQVASLPLLWVVLRHNRRRGDEDERSPEPHAG, via the coding sequence ATGCCGTCATCTTCCGTTCGGACGCTGGGCGGCTCGGAGCAGGCCAGCCGGCGTCGTAGCGGGGTCGTACGGTTCATCGTGCTGATGGGACTGGTCAGCCTCTTCGCCGACATGACCTACGAGGGGGCTCGCAGCGCCACGGGCCCCTTCTTGCTCTCCCTGGGGGCGAGCGCGGCCGTTGTCGGCACCGTTGCCGGCTTGGGGGAACTGCTGGGCTACGCCCTGCGCCTGGTCTTCGGCTTCGCCGCCGACCGGCTCCGCCGCTACTGGCTGTTGACCGGGCTGGGCTACGCGATCAACCTGCTGGCGGTGCCGCTCCTGGCCCTCGCGGGCCGGTGGGAGGTCGCCGCCGGTCTCGTCCTGCTCGAGCGGATCGGCAAGGCCATCCGCACCCCCTCTCGCGACGCCATGCTCTCCTTCGCCACTCGAGAGGTAGGCAGGGGCTTCGGCTTCGGGCTGCACGAGATGCTGGACCAGATCGGCGCCGTGGCGGGACCGTTGCTGGTGGCGGGGGCGCTGTGGGCGGGAGACGGTTACCGTCGTGGCTTCGCCGTGCTGCTCGCCCCAGCCCTCGCCTCGCTCGTGACCCTGGCGGCGGCCCGACGGCTCTTCCCGGCGCCACACGATGCAGGCGACGAGGCCACCGGCACGCCGCCGCCACGGGGCACCGTCGAGCGCCAGGGCTCGTCGCCGGCCCGGCTCGGCAAGGGCTTCTGGGCGTACGTCGCCTTCTCGGCTGTGACGATGGCGGGCTTCGCCCACTTCCAGCTCATCTCGTATCACCTCGGTGCGAGGGCGCTGATGGCGGCACCCGTCATCCCCCTCGCCTTCGCCGTCGCCATGGGCGTCGACGCCCTGGCGGCCCTCGCATCGGGCCGGCTCTACGACCGGGTGGGCCTCGCCACGCTGCTGGCGCTGCCGGTGGTGGCGATCCCCGCCACGGCGCTGGCCTTCGGCGGCTCCACGGCGGGTGCCTGGGCCGGTGTGCTGCTGTGGGGGGCCGCCCTCGGGATCCAGGAGACCGTCATGCGGGCAGCCGTGGCGGATCTCTCGGCCGCATCGTCCCGCGGGCGAGCCTACGGGCTCTTCAACACGAGCTTCGGCCTTGCCTGGTTCGCCGGCAGCGCCCTCATGGGGCTGCTGTACGAGCGGTCCGCCCACTGGGTCGTCGCCTTCGCGGTGGTCATGCAGGTGGCGTCACTGCCGCTGCTGTGGGTGGTGTTGCGTCACAACCGCCGGAGGGGAGACGAGGATGAGCGATCGCCTGAGCCGCACGCTGGCTGA
- a CDS encoding MmgE/PrpD family protein, protein MSDRLSRTLAEYAASVRWEDLPPETIHEVKRRLLDAVGVALAAFAEESPKAARAYAYEWPVASGATLWGTAFTAPADVAAFANGVMVRYLDFNDTYLSREPLHPSDVIAPLLAVAEWRGLSPADFITAVAIAYEIGVDLCDAASLRAHGWDHVNYIGIATAAAAGRLMGLSPEQIEHAIAIATVPHAAMRQTRAGELSMWKGAAAANAARHGVFAAVLASKGMTGPFQPFLGEMGLVRQLLAGEPLDEAALASLAERRPPRRILDTYVKYWPVEYHAQSAVDAALQLRSELGDPGRIAAIHIDTFKAAYEIIARDPEKWRPRTRETADHSLPYIVAVALTDGRVTRHSFSRERLQDPALRHMLESRVTLREDPELSAGYPEGIPNRITVTTTDGARLVREVRFPRGHARNPMSDDELVAKFRLNVSERLSPAQADVVVETIMHLESQPGLRHLAERWRL, encoded by the coding sequence ATGAGCGATCGCCTGAGCCGCACGCTGGCTGAGTACGCCGCCTCCGTCCGATGGGAGGACCTGCCGCCCGAGACGATCCACGAGGTGAAGCGCCGGCTCCTGGACGCCGTGGGCGTCGCGCTGGCGGCCTTCGCCGAGGAGAGCCCCAAGGCCGCTCGGGCGTATGCCTACGAGTGGCCGGTCGCCTCGGGGGCCACGCTGTGGGGCACGGCCTTCACCGCGCCCGCCGACGTCGCCGCCTTCGCCAACGGCGTGATGGTGCGCTACCTCGACTTCAACGACACCTATCTCTCCCGGGAACCCCTGCACCCGAGCGACGTCATCGCGCCGCTGTTGGCCGTGGCGGAGTGGCGAGGGCTCTCGCCGGCCGACTTCATCACGGCTGTCGCCATCGCCTACGAGATCGGCGTCGATCTGTGCGACGCGGCCAGCCTGCGCGCCCACGGGTGGGACCACGTCAACTACATCGGCATCGCCACGGCAGCGGCCGCCGGTCGCCTCATGGGGCTGTCGCCCGAGCAGATCGAGCACGCCATCGCCATTGCTACCGTCCCCCACGCCGCCATGCGCCAGACGAGAGCCGGCGAGCTCTCCATGTGGAAAGGGGCCGCCGCGGCCAACGCCGCGCGGCACGGCGTCTTTGCCGCCGTGCTGGCATCCAAGGGCATGACGGGACCGTTCCAGCCGTTTCTGGGCGAGATGGGGCTGGTGCGGCAGCTGCTGGCGGGCGAGCCCCTGGACGAGGCGGCCCTGGCCTCCCTGGCCGAGCGGCGGCCGCCGCGACGGATCCTGGACACCTATGTCAAGTACTGGCCGGTGGAGTATCACGCGCAGAGCGCCGTCGACGCGGCCCTGCAGCTCCGCTCGGAGCTGGGCGACCCCGGGCGCATCGCCGCGATCCACATCGACACCTTCAAGGCGGCCTACGAGATCATCGCCCGCGATCCCGAGAAGTGGCGCCCGCGCACCCGGGAGACGGCGGACCACTCCCTGCCCTACATCGTCGCCGTGGCGCTGACGGACGGGCGCGTCACCCGCCACTCCTTCTCGCGGGAGCGGCTGCAGGATCCGGCGCTGCGCCACATGCTCGAGTCCCGGGTCACCCTGCGCGAGGATCCCGAGCTGAGCGCGGGCTACCCGGAGGGGATCCCCAACCGCATCACCGTGACCACCACCGACGGCGCTCGCCTCGTACGGGAGGTGCGCTTCCCCCGAGGGCACGCCCGCAATCCCATGAGCGACGACGAGCTGGTGGCCAAGTTTCGCCTCAACGTCTCGGAGCGGCTCAGCCCGGCGCAAGCTGACGTCGTCGTGGAGACCATCATGCATCTCGAGTCGCAGCCGGGGCTGCGGCACCTGGCCGAGCGGTGGCGCCTGTGA
- a CDS encoding ECF transporter S component, which yields MSGPATAPAGARRLTQVGVMAAASLVAMLTIRFPIVPGATFLKYDPSDAVGLLAGLTMGPGAGVSTVLLKDVLFWLLRGTDPFGPLADFLAAATFVGVASAVAHRLWPTDDGETTVRRPALRPLHAGALPAMALGVAVGTAARVVVMALANFPILYLEMGMPPARVAALMWPAIVPFNALKGLLNGALAMVLAAALVRRHAVVAPHRSS from the coding sequence ATGAGCGGGCCCGCCACGGCCCCCGCCGGTGCCCGCCGCCTCACGCAGGTGGGCGTGATGGCTGCCGCCTCTCTGGTGGCCATGCTGACCATCCGCTTTCCCATCGTACCCGGCGCCACGTTTCTCAAGTACGATCCCAGCGACGCGGTGGGATTGCTGGCAGGTCTGACGATGGGACCGGGGGCGGGCGTGTCGACCGTCCTGCTCAAGGACGTCCTCTTCTGGCTCCTGCGGGGCACCGACCCGTTCGGCCCGCTGGCCGACTTCCTGGCGGCCGCCACCTTCGTGGGCGTCGCCTCGGCGGTCGCCCACCGACTGTGGCCGACGGATGACGGCGAGACGACGGTGCGGCGCCCCGCCCTGCGGCCGCTGCATGCGGGCGCGCTGCCGGCCATGGCGCTGGGGGTAGCCGTCGGCACGGCCGCCCGCGTCGTCGTGATGGCGCTGGCCAACTTCCCCATCCTCTACCTGGAGATGGGGATGCCACCCGCCCGGGTCGCCGCGCTGATGTGGCCGGCCATCGTGCCCTTCAACGCGCTCAAGGGGCTCCTCAACGGAGCCCTGGCCATGGTGCTGGCGGCCGCGCTGGTGCGGCGCCACGCGGTGGTAGCGCCGCACCGCTCGTCATGA
- a CDS encoding S1C family serine protease: protein MPGMPRRRTLPVAISLVAVVAGAWGLAATMAPPLQALQPSEQALVELYQRVAPAVVRLSRGEGVGSGFVYDAQGHIVTNRHVVAGARTVDVTFLDGTVMTGQVVGTDPDSDLAVVRVERLPAGVEPLVLGDSTAVQVGQTAIAIGNPFGLSGTMTVGIVSGLHRTIPAQARRSAGFVIPDVIQTDAAINPGNSGGPLLDSSGAVIGVATAIALGSPFPAFAGVGLAVPAHLVERVVPSLIAHGSYQWPWLGVSGVGLTPELARANGLPPETRGAYVVQVVPGGPAAAAGLRGSTRPTGAERLPEGGDVIVGIDGSPIASFDDLLVYIARYTSVGQRLQVTVLREGQRLDVPVTLTARPATLPEMP, encoded by the coding sequence ATGCCCGGGATGCCTCGTCGCCGTACGCTGCCAGTGGCGATCAGCCTGGTGGCCGTGGTGGCGGGGGCTTGGGGGCTCGCCGCGACGATGGCCCCGCCCCTGCAGGCCCTCCAGCCGAGCGAGCAGGCCCTGGTCGAGCTGTACCAGCGGGTGGCGCCGGCGGTGGTACGACTGAGCCGCGGGGAGGGCGTGGGATCGGGCTTCGTCTACGACGCCCAGGGCCACATCGTCACCAACCGCCACGTGGTGGCCGGCGCCCGCACGGTCGACGTCACCTTCCTGGACGGCACCGTCATGACAGGCCAGGTGGTCGGGACCGATCCCGACAGCGATCTGGCCGTGGTCCGCGTCGAGCGCCTGCCCGCGGGCGTGGAGCCCCTGGTGCTGGGGGATTCGACGGCCGTACAGGTGGGTCAGACGGCCATCGCCATCGGCAATCCCTTCGGCTTGAGCGGCACCATGACCGTTGGCATCGTCTCCGGGTTGCACCGCACCATCCCGGCGCAGGCACGCCGCTCGGCCGGCTTCGTCATCCCGGACGTCATCCAGACGGACGCTGCCATCAATCCCGGCAACTCGGGCGGGCCACTGCTCGACTCCTCGGGGGCCGTCATCGGCGTCGCGACAGCCATCGCCCTGGGCAGCCCCTTCCCCGCCTTCGCCGGGGTAGGGCTGGCCGTGCCCGCCCATCTGGTCGAGCGGGTCGTACCCTCGCTCATCGCCCACGGGAGCTATCAGTGGCCGTGGCTCGGGGTGAGCGGGGTGGGGCTCACCCCGGAGCTGGCGCGGGCCAACGGGCTCCCGCCCGAGACACGGGGCGCCTACGTGGTGCAGGTGGTGCCCGGAGGGCCGGCGGCCGCCGCGGGACTGCGCGGCTCGACGCGTCCGACGGGCGCCGAGCGCCTGCCGGAGGGCGGCGACGTCATCGTGGGCATCGACGGCTCCCCCATCGCCAGCTTCGACGACCTGCTGGTCTACATCGCCCGCTACACGTCGGTGGGGCAGCGGCTGCAGGTGACGGTGCTGCGTGAGGGCCAGCGCCTGGACGTGCCGGTCACGCTGACGGCCAGGCCCGCCACGCTGCCCGAGATGCC
- a CDS encoding citrate/2-methylcitrate synthase — MSGPDAPYSPGLEGVIATATSISYRDVDHEQIVVRGYDLIELARRLDYPQVAYLVIYGHLPSADELAVFEQALRDQAEPPEAVLRMLELMPRAAEVMDAQRTAISALAGFEAPDELRDTTPDSNARKGVRLLARMPAITANAYRILRGLPTQRPDPALGFAERFLQMITGRRPDPQAARIFDMTLTCYVEHELPNSTFAARVIASTLSDLYGAVAGAAASLKGPLHGGANEAVARMLLDILERGGASIAEAYVMERLARKERIMGFGHRVYMRRYDPRAYLLKDAIPELADRRPEGPELYRIYQIVERVMLREKGLYPNTDYPVGLIYYLLDIPIELDTPIFLAARTPGLVAHVIEQHAHNRIFRPRVLYQGPRGLRPAEEGAPA, encoded by the coding sequence ATGTCCGGTCCGGATGCGCCTTACAGCCCCGGTCTCGAGGGGGTCATCGCCACCGCCACCTCCATCTCCTATCGGGACGTGGACCACGAGCAGATCGTGGTGCGGGGCTACGACCTCATCGAGCTGGCCCGGCGGCTCGACTACCCGCAGGTGGCCTACCTCGTCATCTACGGCCACCTGCCGTCGGCCGACGAGCTGGCCGTCTTCGAGCAGGCCCTGCGTGACCAGGCGGAGCCGCCCGAGGCCGTGCTGCGCATGCTGGAGCTGATGCCGCGTGCCGCCGAGGTGATGGATGCCCAGCGCACGGCCATCTCGGCCCTGGCGGGATTCGAGGCGCCCGACGAGCTGCGCGACACGACCCCCGACTCCAACGCCCGCAAGGGCGTGCGGCTCCTGGCCCGGATGCCCGCCATCACCGCCAACGCCTATCGCATCCTGAGAGGGCTGCCGACGCAGCGGCCGGACCCGGCCCTGGGCTTCGCCGAGCGCTTCCTGCAGATGATCACGGGACGACGCCCCGATCCCCAGGCCGCCCGCATCTTCGACATGACCCTCACGTGCTACGTCGAGCACGAGCTGCCCAACTCCACCTTCGCGGCCCGGGTCATCGCCTCGACCCTGTCGGACCTGTACGGGGCGGTGGCGGGAGCGGCCGCCTCCCTCAAGGGACCGCTGCACGGTGGGGCCAACGAGGCGGTGGCGCGGATGCTGCTCGACATCCTCGAGCGCGGGGGTGCCTCCATCGCCGAGGCCTACGTGATGGAGCGCCTGGCACGCAAGGAGCGCATCATGGGGTTCGGCCACCGGGTCTACATGCGCCGCTACGATCCCAGGGCCTACCTGCTCAAGGACGCCATCCCCGAGCTGGCGGACCGGCGGCCGGAGGGGCCGGAGCTGTACCGCATCTACCAGATCGTCGAGCGGGTGATGCTGCGGGAGAAGGGTCTGTACCCCAACACCGACTACCCGGTCGGGCTCATCTACTACCTGCTCGACATTCCCATCGAGCTGGACACGCCCATCTTCCTGGCGGCGCGCACGCCCGGGCTGGTGGCCCACGTCATCGAGCAGCACGCCCACAACCGCATCTTCCGGCCGCGCGTGCTCTACCAGGGGCCCCGGGGGCTCCGGCCTGCCGAGGAGGGGGCGCCGGCATGA
- the prpB gene encoding methylisocitrate lyase, producing MPAWLLQREPSEPPGRALRRLVQHERGLMVPGVFNPLVGLIAARLGFRALYFSGAAYSASQALPDLGLFTLTELVQAVRPICRATGLPLIVDADTGFGEALNVVAAVEQLEHAGAAAIQIEDQQMPKRCGHLSGKVVVDAEEMARKVAAAARARRDLLIVARTDARATHGFDEAVRRARLYVEAGADIVFPEALESEEEFEAFARAVDVPLLANMTEFGKTPYIPARRFAEWGYRIVIFPVTTLRIAARAVEEALVALRDTGTQQGLLDRMQSRQELYDLIGYEEYERLDQEVARWRSGA from the coding sequence ATGCCGGCCTGGCTTCTGCAGCGTGAGCCGTCCGAGCCGCCCGGGCGGGCGTTGCGACGACTGGTGCAACACGAGCGGGGGCTGATGGTGCCCGGCGTCTTCAACCCGCTGGTGGGGCTCATCGCGGCCCGGCTGGGCTTCCGGGCGCTCTACTTCTCCGGTGCGGCCTACTCGGCCAGCCAGGCGTTGCCCGATCTGGGCCTCTTCACGCTGACCGAGCTCGTGCAGGCGGTGCGCCCCATCTGCCGGGCGACCGGGCTGCCCCTCATCGTCGACGCCGACACGGGGTTCGGCGAGGCGCTCAACGTGGTGGCCGCCGTGGAGCAGCTCGAGCACGCCGGCGCCGCCGCCATCCAGATCGAGGACCAGCAGATGCCCAAGCGGTGCGGCCACCTGAGCGGTAAGGTCGTGGTCGACGCCGAGGAGATGGCGCGCAAGGTCGCCGCGGCCGCCCGGGCGCGGCGCGACCTCCTCATCGTGGCGCGCACCGATGCCCGTGCCACCCACGGCTTCGACGAGGCGGTGCGTCGGGCTCGCCTCTACGTGGAGGCGGGCGCCGACATCGTCTTCCCCGAGGCCCTCGAGTCGGAGGAGGAGTTCGAGGCCTTCGCACGAGCCGTCGACGTGCCGCTACTGGCCAACATGACCGAGTTCGGCAAGACGCCGTACATCCCGGCCCGACGCTTCGCCGAGTGGGGCTACCGGATCGTCATCTTCCCGGTCACGACCCTGCGGATCGCGGCCCGGGCCGTCGAGGAGGCGCTGGTGGCGCTGCGAGACACCGGCACGCAGCAGGGGCTGCTGGACCGGATGCAGAGCCGCCAGGAGCTGTACGATCTCATCGGCTACGAGGAGTACGAGCGCCTGGATCAGGAGGTCGCCCGGTGGCGCTCGGGCGCCTGA